A genomic segment from Piliocolobus tephrosceles isolate RC106 chromosome X, ASM277652v3, whole genome shotgun sequence encodes:
- the CYSLTR2 gene encoding cysteinyl leukotriene receptor 2 — protein MERKFMSLHASISVSEMEPNGTFSNNNNSRNCTIENFKREFFPVVYLIIFVWGVLGNGLSIYVFLQPYKKSTSVNVFMLNLAISDLLFISTLPFRADYYLRGSNWIFGDLTCRIMSYSLYVNMYSSIYFLTVLSVVRFLATVHPFRLLHVTSIRSAWILCGIIWILTMASSVMLLNNGSEQKGSVISCLELNLYKITKLQTMNYIALVVGFLLPFFTLSICYLLIIRALLKVEVPESGLRVSHRKALTTIIITLIIFFLCFLPYHTLRTLHLVTWKVGICEDRLHKAVVITLALAAANTCFNPLLYYFAGENFKDRLRSALRKGHPQKAKTKHGFPVSM, from the coding sequence ATGGAGAGAAAATTTATGTCCTTGCATGCATCCATCTCCGTATCAGAAATGGAACCAAATGGCACCttcagcaataacaacaacagcaggAACTGCACAATTGAAAACTTCAAGAGAGAATTTTTCCCAGTTGTATATCTGATAATATTTGTCTGGGGAGTCTTGGGAAATGGCTTGTCCATATATGTTTTCCTGCAGCCTTATAAGAAGTCCACATCTGTGAATGTTTTCATGCTAAATCTGGCCATTTCAGATCTCCTGTTCATAAGCACGCTTCCCTTCAGGGCTGACTATTACCTTAGAGGCTCCAATTGGATATTTGGAGACCTGACCTGCAGGATTATGTCTTATTCCTTGTATGTCAACATGTACAGCAGTATTTATTTCCTGACCGTGCTGAGTGTTGTGCGTTTCCTGGCAACTGTTCACCCCTTTCGGCTTCTGCATGTCACCAGCATCAGGAGTGCCTGGATCCTATGTGGGATCATATGGATCCTTACCATGGCTTCCTCAGTAATGCTCCTCAACAATGGCTCTGAGCAGAAGGGCAGTGTCATATCATGCTTAGAGCTGAATCTCTACAAAATTACTAAGCTGCAGACCATGAACTATATTGCCTTGGTGGTGGGCTTCCTGCTGCCGTTTTTCACACTCAGCATCTGTTATCTGCTGATCATTCGGGCTCTGTTAAAAGTGGAGGTCCCAGAATCGGGGCTGCGGGTTTCTCACAGGAAGGCACtgaccaccatcatcatcaccttgATCATCTTCTTCTTGTGTTTCCTGCCCTATCACACACTGAGGACCCTCCACTTGGTAACATGGAAAGTGGGTATATGCGAAGACAGGCTGCATAAAGCTGTGGTTATCACACTGGCCTTGGCGGCAGCCAATACGTGCTTCAATCCTCTACTCTATTACTTTGCTGGGGAGAATTTTAAGGACAGACTAAGGTCTGCACTCCGAAAAGGCCATCCACAGAAGGCAAAGACAAAGCATGGTTTCCCTGTTAGTATGTga